A stretch of Crossiella cryophila DNA encodes these proteins:
- a CDS encoding alpha/beta fold hydrolase: MTALTLPRIAHRHVEVDGLRIFYREAGPADAPTLLLLHGFPTSSHQFRRLFESLGSDYHLIAPDLPGFGHSDTPDPAEFSYTFDHLAEVITGFVDVLDLRSYALYVFDYGAPVGFRLAQARPERVTGLIVQNGNAYQEGISELFQQLLDLRPGQPGAEEIIRRELTRAGLDFQYLTGVRNPELVDPDSSALDLRLLDLPLNQRVQLALTFDYHHNLTRYPDWQQWLRTHTPPTLITWGRHDPFFTEAGARAYLRDLPEAQFHLFETGHFALEEHLQEIATLIAEFLDKLAAG; the protein is encoded by the coding sequence ATGACCGCGCTGACCCTGCCCCGGATCGCCCACCGCCACGTCGAGGTGGACGGGCTGCGGATCTTCTACCGCGAGGCCGGACCGGCCGACGCCCCGACCTTGCTGCTGCTGCACGGCTTCCCGACCAGCTCGCACCAGTTCCGCCGCCTGTTCGAGTCCCTGGGCAGCGACTACCACCTGATCGCCCCTGACCTGCCCGGCTTCGGCCACAGCGACACCCCCGACCCGGCGGAGTTCAGCTACACCTTCGACCACCTCGCCGAGGTGATCACCGGCTTCGTCGACGTCCTCGACCTGCGCAGCTACGCCCTCTACGTCTTCGACTACGGCGCCCCGGTCGGCTTCCGCCTGGCCCAGGCCCGCCCCGAGCGGGTCACCGGCCTGATCGTGCAGAACGGCAACGCCTACCAGGAGGGCATCTCCGAGCTGTTCCAGCAGCTCCTCGACCTGCGCCCCGGCCAGCCCGGCGCGGAGGAGATCATTCGCCGCGAACTCACCAGGGCCGGCCTGGACTTCCAGTACCTCACCGGTGTGCGGAACCCGGAACTGGTCGACCCGGACAGCTCCGCGCTGGACCTGCGCCTGCTCGACCTCCCGCTCAACCAGCGCGTCCAGCTCGCACTGACCTTCGACTACCACCACAACCTGACCCGCTACCCGGACTGGCAGCAGTGGCTGCGCACGCACACCCCGCCCACCCTGATCACCTGGGGCCGCCACGACCCGTTCTTCACCGAGGCAGGCGCCCGCGCCTACCTGCGCGACCTGCCCGAGGCCCAGTTCCACCTGTTCGAGACCGGCCACTTCGCCCTGGAGGAGCACCTCCAGGAGATCGCCACCCTGATCGCGGAGTTCCTGGACAAGCTCGCCGCCGGCTGA
- a CDS encoding CGNR zinc finger domain-containing protein yields the protein MVDFPLTGEQLALDLLNTRPVLPTGPTDLLATPAGLREWLAIQADRLTVPAEAESVRAVVLAVRELAASGLTALRQGTRPPESVLAGLTELQRAAPVFLALSWDDGVVATPERAGSAQRRVGAELAQAVAELFAGPVESVRECESEDCVLLFLPAHPRRRWCSAQRCGNRARVARYYQRHKG from the coding sequence ATGGTGGACTTCCCGCTGACCGGCGAGCAGCTGGCATTGGACCTGCTCAACACCCGTCCGGTGCTGCCGACCGGGCCGACGGATCTGCTGGCGACACCGGCGGGTCTGCGCGAATGGCTGGCCATCCAGGCCGACCGGCTGACGGTCCCGGCGGAGGCCGAGTCGGTGCGCGCGGTGGTGCTGGCGGTGCGGGAGCTGGCCGCGAGCGGGCTGACCGCGCTGCGTCAGGGGACGCGGCCGCCGGAGTCGGTGCTGGCCGGGTTGACCGAGCTGCAGCGGGCCGCGCCGGTGTTCCTGGCGTTGAGCTGGGACGACGGGGTGGTGGCCACGCCGGAGCGGGCGGGGTCGGCGCAGCGGCGGGTGGGCGCGGAACTGGCGCAGGCGGTGGCCGAGTTGTTCGCCGGGCCGGTGGAGAGCGTGCGCGAGTGCGAGAGCGAGGACTGCGTGCTGCTGTTCCTGCCCGCGCATCCGCGGCGGCGGTGGTGCTCGGCGCAGCGCTGCGGGAACCGGGCCCGGGTGGCCCGGTATTACCAGCGGCACAAGGGTTAG
- a CDS encoding AraC family transcriptional regulator translates to MDVLSDVITALRTGTPRSAHVTWHGQWHQHYPEVPGAIGFHVILDGTCQLQSPTQLTLSTGDILFLPHSPAHTLAALTPEQSLPPAAYLAPPSTTAPQATFSNTAPGSQAPAPPETTDPSLANPITTLGRPMFTPPETTGASLFAPAPPQLASANSGRTTKSPPLPKPLPTHIRATTPGTGPITTITLCGAYELTPTQTHPLLPTLPPAIHLPAHTQSPELTAARTLLAHELTTPTQGTTALIPALLDTLLLYLLRATLTATTTPGWSAALRDPATTAALQAIHQNPAHPWTVAKLAAEAGLSRAPFARRFTTLVGQPPLTYLTWWRMTTAARLLRTGTDPLTSIAARVGYTSEFAFATAFKRAFGTPPGRYRRG, encoded by the coding sequence GTGGACGTACTCAGCGACGTGATCACCGCCCTGCGCACCGGCACTCCCCGGTCAGCCCACGTGACCTGGCACGGCCAGTGGCACCAGCACTACCCCGAGGTCCCCGGCGCGATCGGCTTCCACGTGATCCTGGACGGCACCTGCCAACTCCAGTCACCCACACAGCTCACCCTGTCCACCGGCGACATCCTGTTCCTACCCCACAGCCCCGCCCACACCCTCGCCGCGCTCACCCCCGAACAGAGCCTGCCTCCAGCGGCCTACCTCGCGCCGCCGAGCACCACCGCTCCGCAAGCCACCTTCTCCAACACCGCCCCCGGCAGCCAGGCCCCCGCCCCACCGGAGACCACCGACCCCAGCCTTGCCAACCCGATCACCACTCTCGGCCGCCCCATGTTCACGCCACCGGAGACCACCGGCGCCAGCCTCTTTGCCCCCGCGCCACCACAGCTCGCCTCCGCCAACTCCGGCCGCACCACCAAGTCCCCGCCCCTCCCCAAACCCCTCCCCACCCACATCCGCGCCACCACCCCCGGCACCGGCCCCATCACCACCATCACCCTCTGCGGCGCCTACGAACTAACCCCCACCCAAACCCACCCCCTCCTCCCCACCCTCCCGCCGGCCATCCACCTCCCCGCCCACACCCAATCCCCAGAACTCACCGCCGCCCGCACCCTCCTCGCCCACGAACTCACCACCCCCACCCAAGGCACCACCGCCCTCATCCCCGCCCTACTCGACACCCTCCTGCTCTACCTGCTCCGCGCCACCCTCACCGCGACCACCACCCCCGGCTGGTCCGCCGCCCTACGCGACCCCGCGACCACCGCCGCCCTGCAAGCCATCCACCAGAACCCGGCCCACCCCTGGACCGTCGCGAAACTCGCCGCCGAGGCCGGACTCTCCCGCGCCCCCTTCGCCCGCCGCTTCACCACACTGGTCGGCCAGCCCCCACTGACCTACCTCACCTGGTGGCGAATGACGACGGCCGCCCGCCTGCTGCGCACCGGCACCGACCCACTGACCAGCATCGCCGCCCGGGTCGGCTACACCTCCGAGTTCGCCTTCGCCACCGCGTTCAAGCGCGCCTTCGGCACCCCGCCCGGCCGGTACCGCCGCGGCTAA
- a CDS encoding sensor histidine kinase, giving the protein MAGTWREHPLWSTVDAMLTRRPLLTDAALAVLVVIAVSAPIIANIGRTGQPSPLAFVFVGVLAGLMFLRRRYPVLIMLLSTATLIGYYILELPPIGLAVPLAAPLYSAAEQGRTRAAIGVAAAVMVISTVARLGEGDDPAYVLGLDFGGWIALFAAVIALGDAVRSRRGWRAELAKQAHAAELEREREAAARVEQERLRIARDLHDLLAHTVAVISLHTDVARETLREDPDRAERSLTAVRTACSEVVHELRATLGALRAGESDPDAPVPGLARLPELTDSATTAGLTVRVRTEGPASPLPALADATAYRVVQEALSNIRRHAAARTVEITLTYRPEHLHLSIRDDGHGPSATADGGGWGIMGMRERLALLGGELRTSAPGGGGFLVEAQIPMRGRP; this is encoded by the coding sequence GCCGGGACGTGGCGTGAGCACCCGCTCTGGTCCACAGTGGACGCCATGCTGACCCGCCGCCCGCTGCTGACCGACGCGGCCCTGGCGGTGCTGGTGGTGATCGCGGTCAGCGCGCCGATCATCGCCAACATCGGCCGCACCGGCCAGCCCAGCCCGCTCGCCTTCGTCTTCGTCGGCGTGCTGGCCGGACTGATGTTCCTGCGCCGCCGCTACCCGGTGCTGATCATGCTGCTCAGCACGGCCACGCTGATCGGCTACTACATCCTGGAACTGCCGCCGATCGGCCTGGCCGTGCCACTGGCCGCCCCGCTGTACTCCGCCGCCGAACAGGGCCGCACCCGCGCCGCCATCGGCGTGGCCGCCGCGGTCATGGTGATCTCCACAGTGGCCCGGCTCGGCGAGGGCGACGACCCGGCCTACGTGCTGGGCCTGGACTTCGGCGGCTGGATCGCCCTGTTCGCCGCGGTGATCGCCCTGGGCGACGCGGTCCGCTCCCGCCGCGGCTGGCGCGCCGAACTGGCCAAACAGGCCCACGCCGCCGAGTTGGAACGCGAACGTGAGGCCGCCGCCCGGGTTGAGCAGGAACGACTGCGGATCGCCCGCGACCTGCACGACCTGCTCGCGCACACCGTCGCGGTGATCTCCCTGCACACCGACGTGGCCAGGGAAACCCTGCGCGAGGACCCCGACCGGGCCGAACGCTCACTCACCGCCGTCCGCACCGCCTGCAGCGAGGTCGTCCACGAACTCCGCGCCACCCTGGGTGCCTTGCGCGCGGGGGAGTCCGACCCGGACGCCCCGGTCCCCGGCCTGGCCAGGCTGCCCGAACTCACCGACTCCGCCACCACCGCGGGACTGACCGTGCGGGTACGCACCGAAGGTCCCGCGAGCCCCCTGCCCGCCCTGGCCGACGCCACCGCCTACCGCGTGGTCCAGGAAGCGCTGAGCAACATCCGCCGCCACGCCGCGGCCCGCACCGTGGAGATCACCCTGACCTACCGCCCCGAACACCTGCACCTGAGCATCCGAGACGACGGCCACGGCCCGTCGGCCACCGCGGACGGCGGCGGCTGGGGCATCATGGGCATGCGCGAGCGCCTGGCCCTGCTCGGCGGCGAGTTGCGCACCAGCGCGCCGGGCGGGGGAGGATTCCTGGTGGAGGCGCAGATCCCGATGCGAGGCAGGCCATGA